The genomic window GTCGTCGGTAACTTCAAAAGTTTGCTTGTTGAGAGGTACGTTAAAGTCGACCCGAATGATTGCCTTTTTGCCGGCAAAGTTGTAGTTCTGAATTGTTGCCATGGTAGTTCTTGTTAATTATGTTCTAAATATTCCAAACTGGGTTTAAAGCGTAAAGTTACGCAAAAAACCACTGTTACTCCAATAACGCTTTCGTGTTTTGTGAAAAAAACTACGGAATCGTTTCCGCTGAAGCGGGACTTTTTTTTTGCTACCTTTGAACGCTAGTGATGATTCTCGTAAAACAAAAATAAGCAATAATGTTTTTTAGCGAAGTAGTTGGACAGGAGCAGATAAAAAAGCACCTACTTGCAACCGTTAAGGAGGGTAGAATTCCACATGCTCAACTCTTTTTAGGGCAAGAGGGTTCAGGGAATTTGGCTTTAGCCCTTGCCTATGCCCAGCTAGTTGCATGTGAAAACCCAGGGGAAAATGACTCTTGTGGGATTTGCCATTCTTGCAAAAAGTATCAAAAGTTGATTCATCCCGATCTCCATTTTGCCTTTCCGGTAAATACCAGCAAGGACGGAGAGAAGGATCCCGTTAGCGATCATTTTATTGCAAAATGGCGTGAGTTGGTGCTTAAATCGCCCTACTTTAGTGAAGGTAAGTGGTACGAGCACATAGGAATAGAGAATAAGCAAGGGAATATAAGCAAGAACGAGGCTTCAGAGATTATCAAGAAGTTGCGATTAAAATCCTTTGAGTCCGAATATAAGGTGGTGATTATTTGGCTTCCCGAAAGAATGAATGAGGTGTCGGCGAATAAGCTGCTAAAGCTGGTTGAGGAGCCACCTGAGAAGACAATATTCCTGCTGGTCTCGGAAAATTCCGAGCGAATAATTAAAACGATCCTCTCCAGAACGCAGCTGGTAAACGTTCCATTGATTGAGCGCAGTGATCTTGCATCGGCACTTGCATTGAAGTTTGGTCTTGACGCCCAGCAAGCGGGCTCAATTGCCCGTATTTCCAATGGAAATTATACCCTGGCACA from Williamwhitmania taraxaci includes these protein-coding regions:
- a CDS encoding DNA polymerase III subunit, producing MFFSEVVGQEQIKKHLLATVKEGRIPHAQLFLGQEGSGNLALALAYAQLVACENPGENDSCGICHSCKKYQKLIHPDLHFAFPVNTSKDGEKDPVSDHFIAKWRELVLKSPYFSEGKWYEHIGIENKQGNISKNEASEIIKKLRLKSFESEYKVVIIWLPERMNEVSANKLLKLVEEPPEKTIFLLVSENSERIIKTILSRTQLVNVPLIERSDLASALALKFGLDAQQAGSIARISNGNYTLAQQLAVEGVQSEGWFDAFQQLMRLSYKKDVLSLMEWAEEMAGLGRERQKSFLEYAQKLTRDSLMVNMGAKDVSFPGKNEEAFIQNFAPFIYDTVAASLYRELNLAYLQIGQNGNGKIIFTDLVLKAVKLINAKK